In Sodalis ligni, a single genomic region encodes these proteins:
- a CDS encoding aspartyl/asparaginyl beta-hydroxylase domain-containing protein, which produces MYVFGKRIEQNCRICPRTAEAISTIPGMYTAMFSILKPHYHIVPHKGPTRAVVRAHLGVKVPKNWQKVWIRVDDQVLHWQEGKVLLFDDAYEHEVLNDTDEMRAVLFLDVIRPMDRIGTLFNRILFSLMKASPYVKQPIKNLATWNRKDHSGLT; this is translated from the coding sequence ATGTATGTATTTGGAAAGCGCATCGAGCAGAATTGCCGGATTTGTCCACGAACAGCGGAAGCGATCAGCACGATCCCGGGTATGTATACGGCCATGTTCTCTATCCTAAAACCCCATTATCACATCGTCCCGCACAAAGGTCCGACGCGCGCCGTAGTCCGCGCTCACTTGGGCGTTAAGGTGCCAAAAAACTGGCAAAAGGTTTGGATAAGAGTGGACGATCAAGTCCTGCATTGGCAAGAGGGAAAAGTCCTGCTGTTTGATGACGCCTATGAGCATGAAGTCCTTAATGATACCGATGAGATGCGCGCGGTATTATTTTTAGATGTCATTCGGCCAATGGACCGGATTGGAACACTCTTTAACCGCATACTTTTTTCCTTGATGAAGGCAAGTCCGTATGTGAAACAACCCATCAAGAATTTAGCGACATGGAACCGTAAAGATCATTCAGGACTTACGTAA
- the istB gene encoding IS21-like element helper ATPase IstB, with protein MSLQHQRISELCEYFKLDRIAAEWPGLAQKTLDDTGTFGDFLEQLLRLENDSRNARRRQPLLRLSGLPAVKTLEQFDFKFASGAPRAQLQELAGLAFIERQENIVLLGPSGVGKSHLACALAHKVAMAGLSVRFITAADMMLQLVAAHRQGDLKGYLGRCVTKPRLLVIDEVGYLPFGKEEANLFFQVVARRYETGSVILTSNLPFTQWSGTFGDDETLTAAMLDRLLHHAHIVQITGQSYRLKDKLKSGQLRKPTLAEPQR; from the coding sequence ATGAGCCTTCAGCATCAGCGGATCAGCGAACTGTGCGAGTACTTTAAGCTTGACCGCATCGCCGCCGAGTGGCCTGGATTGGCACAGAAGACGCTGGATGATACCGGAACGTTCGGCGATTTTCTGGAGCAGTTGCTTCGCCTGGAGAATGACAGCCGCAACGCGCGGCGGCGCCAGCCGCTGCTGCGCCTGTCGGGTTTGCCTGCGGTCAAGACGCTGGAGCAGTTTGACTTCAAGTTTGCCAGCGGCGCACCACGGGCACAGCTGCAGGAACTGGCTGGATTGGCGTTTATCGAAAGACAGGAGAACATCGTATTACTCGGGCCTTCCGGCGTTGGCAAGAGCCATTTGGCCTGCGCGTTGGCACATAAAGTCGCGATGGCCGGACTCAGCGTACGCTTCATTACGGCGGCGGATATGATGTTGCAACTGGTCGCCGCTCACCGTCAGGGCGATTTAAAAGGCTATTTAGGCCGGTGTGTCACCAAGCCCCGATTATTGGTGATCGACGAAGTGGGTTATCTGCCGTTCGGTAAAGAAGAAGCCAATTTATTCTTCCAGGTCGTGGCCCGCCGTTATGAAACAGGCAGCGTGATATTGACGAGTAACCTGCCGTTTACGCAGTGGTCTGGGACGTTTGGCGATGATGAGACGCTGACAGCGGCGATGTTGGATCGACTGCTGCACCATGCGCATATCGTCCAAATAACCGGCCAAAGCTATCGATTAAAAGACAAGCTCAAAAGTGGTCAGCTAAGGAAACCAACGCTGGCTGAACCACAACGATAA